The Cucumis melo cultivar AY chromosome 9, USDA_Cmelo_AY_1.0, whole genome shotgun sequence genome includes the window AATTTGTGATGTGATGCTCCACCAAGTTCGGACAAACCCTACTTCAACCGTTGTGTTCAATGCAAGAGGAAGAGAAGAGTAACAACAACCATGGGCGGTTTTCAGAATCAAACTAACAATTCACAGAATCAGAACTTCAAAGACATTTTACGCCGAATAGATGTTCCAAACAATAAGGTTAATGCTTTGGTGTTCTCTCAACTTTGTACTTCCAAGGTCCAATTTTTAGTTGTATTCTCAAATAGTCttcttaaaattaaattctagttcttaaaaaaaaaaaaaacaaaaataatagtTCTTCAAATTCATATTGGTTCAAGGagcattttttaaatattgataagtgaatcaaaatataacaaaattttaggcATTCATAACAGATACTGAATGATCGTTGTTTTGTAATGTGTTAATTTGGTAGAGTTAGGTTTGATGagtaaatatttattttggttCACTAAATTAACTCCCCTTATAAATATCTTAAAAAGGTTTATTATCTAGTTATTTGCATAAATTCGTATTTATCACTTCATTACTTGTTCTAACTCTCCAATTAACTCCCTTTATAATCATTATAGATTCAACTTTCTTTTATCGCCAATCAAACGCTCCTAATAAACAATGATAGATTTTTATCAATGCATGTTAGTGACATTGATATAAATCGATAGAATTCTAACCTAACTTCAAATAAACCAAATAAGACTAAAAAACAAGACAAATCTTCATTTTACACAACCTATCTTAATTCATTTCATCTATAAGAGTAGCTAAAACTAAATAGCACgactaaaaaaaagtaaactatTATTTCTTATAAAAATGGTTACATATAATTGACAATtgaatattaaaatttgaatgtaACAAAAGTATGTTATAGATTTTCACACTTATAAAcatcttaaaagaaaatattacaTGCAAAAAGATCCTGGAAGAGAAGTATGTTAGtttaattcaaataaaaatCTAACCACAAAGGTGAATAAGAAAAATAACTattttataatttgaaaaatacatGTCTTATATCACTAAACACTGAGACGATTTGTTGAAATTTTTAACTAtactattattttttcaactacGATCATtcatataaaagaaataagaaacataaacaaaataaaatatattgttTTAAACGCAAcataataaatcaaaatataatcGAATTTGAAATGGGGGTAACATTGCTATGTATTAGtaacatttaaaataaatcgTATGGTTTGATTCTAAATATGTATGGTAGGTTAAGTGCAATGCATTAATGtacaaaaggaaagaaaaagaaaaagtaataatTTTAGGGCatagtttgtttttctttacCCAATTACCCAAATAAACACAAACTCGAGAGGGTTGGGGTTTGTTTCTTCTTCCAAATCAAGAATTCAGAATCTGAGACTCCATAAGTCTCCCTCTTAAAAACCTAAAAAACTCCACTCTCTCCTTCCTCCTCCTCTCGTTAGTTTATGTTCAAGTTTCATAGCCATGGCCTCCGATACTGGTTCCAGGCCGACTTCAGCTGCCGATTCGTACATTGGAAGCTTGATTAGTTTAACTTCCAAGAGTGAAATTAGATACGAAGGCGTACTCTACAACATCAACACCGAAGAGTCCAGTATTGGACTAAGAAAcggtattttttttctctttcatttctttcttttttacattttttttttcaagattcgtgattatattaaatatgcctcactgttttttattattattttttttttgttaatgcaTGGGCATTTCCTTTTGTTAAAACTTTGATGaagtttttgttttgattttgttataacGTGGCTTTGAGTTGGAAAATTTAAGGTTGAGATTTATGCGTTGAACTGAGGTTTGACATCCGATGGTGGTTAAAGGgctctaattttcttttacagGCATTGTTCTAAAAAAGATGTCTGCGTTTTATTTATGCGTTGATTTATCATCTATAATACTAATGATCCCATTTCAATCGCTTTCTGTTATCGGTTGACTTGGAAATTTGGAATGGGCCCTCAATTTCCTCTGATTATCAATTTTAAATGCAGTTATGTGTACTTCAGTTAATTGTTCCCAGATTTCTGCATTTTCATGAGTTCGTTAGGATTCCAGTGTACGAtttttttgttgtatttgtttctgggcaatatatatatttttttgtcagAATTGAGTGCAAGTTATTGTTATTCCCTTGGGGTAGATTGTTACTGATATGGGTTTTTAATTGTAACTTTTGAGAACCATGTGCCACCTGAATGAATTTTCTGGCATCTAAAAGGTTTTCTTTTCGCATATATACATCCAACAACCAACTATCTTAATGTTTATGGTTTGAATGTACTATAATTTTGATATTTGTTAACTAATGTAGTCATTTACAAACTTGTATACGATTCactatttatttacttatttatatatttttttctgggGTAGTGAGATCGTTTGGAacagaaggaagaaagaaggaTGGCCCCCACGTTCCTCCAAGTGATAAAGTTTTTGAGTACATCTTATTCCGTGGAAGTGATATCAAGGTATCAAATGCTTTGAAAATTATGTTTGATAATATACTTTGGAcctttagttattttttaagcTCAGTGAATTACCTATTATTTAGAGTGAAAGTCAAGTGTCGCTAATGGACTCTGTCCCCTTTTCATGCTGATTAGCTCTCGAATATCTGTTCATGTGAGCCTGCTGACTCATTGTGGTGCTTTTGTTTAGGGCatgattcttttgtttttatggATTTCTTACTTTCTCCAATTTGTCATTTTTGTTTAATGCTGTATAGTTAATAGTTTAGATGGGGTAACATCGCTTCATTTCCCTTTCTTTGCTTAGATCAATAAGCAGCTCTTTTGTGCTTTTGCCAGGATTTGCAGGTTAAATCGTCTCCACCTGTTCAGCCGGCATTACCTATAAACAATGATCCAGCAATTATTCAAGTAtgtttgtatttttcttcaagGAAGAGTATTTGTTCTAATTTCTAAGTAACTTAAGGCATGCTAGCTTTATCATTATTACAGGATGTTactcttatttttttttgttgcttttGCAGTCTCACTATCCCCCATCAGTTTCTACATCTACCAGCATGCATTCTGCTGTCAGTGGGTCATTACCTGATCATACTTCCAACACAGCATTCGGATTCCCTCAGTCCAATTTTCAAGGTGGTTTGCCTCCATATCAACCTGGAGGCAACTTGGGGACGTGGGGAGCTTCTCCTCCACCTCCTCCAAGTGCAAATGGGAGTGGACTTGCGATGCCCATGTATTGGCAAGGGTATTATGGCCCACCAAATGGGCTTCCTCAGTTACACCAGCAGTCGATCGTACGACCTCCTCCTGGTCTGTCAATGCCTCCATCTCTTCAACAGTCAATGCAGTATCCTAACATTAATGCATCTTTACCCACTGGAGCTTCGAAACAACCTGAAGTTCCATCTCCCTTGCTCTCTGGTAGTAGTAGTAGTTCTCCTAACTTGACCTCTGCTGTTGTGCCGCCTCCAACTTTTTCAACAGCTTTGCCTATGTTCCCTTTTACGTCTCTTTCTGAAACGTTACCAAGTTCAGTTGCTAATAAGACAGCTGTTCATACCCTCTCTGGAGCCCCAGTTAGTGTTAGTTTGCCAGTAGGTCCAATAATGTCTTCATTTTCTGGTGCAGATGTTAGTTCTGCCATACCACCAATCTCTAATGAACCTAGTGCAGTTTCTGGTTCCTCATTACTGTATCAAACTGTGTCTCAGTCAACTTCATCTGTAGTTGGAATATCCAACTCTCGTGCCGAATCTTCTGTACCTTCTCTAGTTACTCCTGGGCAGCTGTTGCAGTCTGGGCCTGTTGCTGTGGTTTCATCTCAATCCTCACATGCAGTGCATAAGGATGTGGAAGTAGTCCAATCATCATCCTTAGAACCTTCTAAGCCAGTGACAACAGAGGCCCAGCCACCAATACTACCACTACCTGTGCTGTCAAGGCCTGTCCAAAAGGTGTCTATCTAATTCATTAAACGCAAATGTATTTTTTGGTGTCTGATCTGCTGTTTTTCtgttatttctttaatttttctttctgtAAGTGTCACCATTATGCAAGGTAGGGTCTTTGAAGATTGTTATCAAATTTATGATTGATTCAAATGTAATTATGGTTGTCAGATCGAACTTCTAGATATGATTCAAATGTGCTTTTGTAGGCCTTCTCAGTCAGTCTGTGATCTGAGAGACTACTAAATATTTTCAATCGCTGCATCATTTGGTGAAAAATTTACCGTCTGGGTTTACGTCGTACTATGAATTAGATTTTCTTTTAGTGGGCTTCTTTGTGTAAGGCTGTGTTTTACTAGACTTctaaacattttaaattattgcaTCACATAGTGATATGTTTGCCTTTTCTTGTTTGCGGTTTTTGAGTTCACTGCTGGAAGTGCTACTTAATCCTAGTGAGGGATTTGGTCATAATATCacttatattttcttttacaaGCCTTCTTAGTTAAAGTCTCAGTCTGTGTTTTTGGAGACTGCTGTACTTGTTAACTATTGCATCACAGCGAGATGTTTACATTTGCTTATTTCCAGTTCTTGAGTTCATTGCTGGAAGTGCCACTTAAGAGTGTTCCACATTGGGAAGAGTTTTATGTTATCATATCTGATCAGTATTGAATTTTTTCTGTATATTTATCCAATTGTCAATATTTTGTTCAATTACAGAACCATAGTTTTAGATGGGCcgattttaccataaaattgTTTTAGATGGGCGGAAATACAAATTGATGTCTCAATTGCTGCCCTTTCTTTTGGTCCTTGATATTCTGTTAGTTTATGTTATTGAGACACTGATGTTTCCTTTCTTTCCTTTACTGGGTTTCAGCCCAATGGTTCTCATTTCCAGGCTCGCAATTATTACAGAGGACgtgaaagaggaagaggatcTGGGGTAATTTCTGAAGTCTTTAATAAATTACTAACTATGGATGTAGACATCACTTTTCATTTAAGTTCCTTAATGAATTACTTTATGTTACTTACATCTTTAAAGTGTTCTTTTGTAGCCCAGTCGTTGAAAACTTTACATCTTCTTGGAAAAATGCTTCTCCAATGGAGAGAAATTTACTCATCCAAGTTGTCCTAATTGGATTCCCATTTGCTCTCtccatttttataatttctgGGCCATTGAGCTAAAGTTTGGAAAAGATGTTGAGCCATTTCTTATGGGATGAGGCTGATGAGTGGAGGGTAGCATTTGGTTTGTTGGGAGATGCCTTGGAAACCGTTGGATCTAGGCAGGTTGGGTGTTAAAATTTATCGAAATGAGGCCTTGTTCGCCACATGGTTGTTACACTTCTTTTAAGATTAGAAGGCTTTGTGTCAAAGTAATAAGAAGTAAATACGACCCCCTACCTTTTGAGTGGGTCTCTAGAAGTAGGGTTATGAGATCTTCAAAATCCCTGGAAAGCTATCTGTTCAGGTTTTCCTCTATTTTCCCAATTTGTAAAACGCTCCATCGAGGAAGGCTTAGATAGCCAGCTTAGGTAGCTATTTATGGGAGGAGGGTCTAGCGGGAGAGAAACCACTTTGCACCTCTTACTCCTTATATCACCTTGCAAAAATAGATTCTATTATGTGATCTTTGATATGTGGCATTTGGGTGAGTGGTTGCCTTATTTTATCATGTCGTTTCCTTGCCCCTTTACGTATAGTGGGTTGTGGAGGTTTTAAGGTCATAAAACTATGTGTTCTTGAGTTATATGGAGGTTCCTACTTTACTTTTGCTTGTGGGAGATGCACACTGGTCTAGAGTGGAGGGACCTCTGTTTGTAGATCCCTTCCTTTCCTAGGGTTTTTCCTCTCTTCCCTTGCTCCCTTGTCACCTCTCCTTTTTCCTCACGAATGTTATGATTCCAAAGAAGGTTCAACTCGTGCACTTTGCCTGACATGTATTTCATGGGGAAGTTAACTCCAGGTGGAGATGCCCTTCCTTTTGTTTGGGGCCTTCCTTGAGTCCTTGAGGACGGAGGACCACAACCATATTGTTTGAAGTTGCGAATTTACTTGGTCGATTTGAACCTCTTTCTTTGTAGGCTTTCAAGGTCTTCTAATGTGGAATAGGGATTGCTGAGCTTTGATGGAGGAGGTTTTGTTGTTTCTTCCTTTCCATGACGGAGGCAAAGTTCTACAATGGGATTGCTTCATTGTGTTGGTTCTTGGGGGATTTGGATAGAGAGGAATCATAGAATTGTTGGATGGGGGCAAAGTTCTATGATGGGATTGTTTCTTCATTGTTGGTTCTTTGATAGAGAGGAATCATAGAATTGTTGGTTCTTGTGGGATTTGGATGGAGAGCAATCATAGAATTGTTTGAGAGGGAGAGAGATAGGGGTAGTTGTGAAAGGTTATAAGTTTTAATGACTTCACTTACGTTTTGGTAACTAAGGGGTTGTTTGGTGGTAATATGAAAATAGTAATTTGAAAACAAGGGAATAAGAGTTGTATTTCGTGTTTTTAGATATCTGTTTGGTAACAGATTGATAAATTGAATTCTAagttaaacaattgtttaaaatgtgtttgatatcATATTTATTAAATCATAAAGTAGTTGTTGTTACTGACTAAATATTCTAAGTTAAACAATTCGGTTCGTCTTACGAAACAATTTTTTTGCTAAACTCAAtgaatttgaaaacataaaaagaaTTTTAATTCCTGAGCATCATGGGTTTGGCCATGTAAAAAGGAGATATCTCAACAACTAACCAGGAGTTTATGGGTTCAATTGATGGTGGCCATCTACGacacccaaatgttgtagggtcaTGTGGGTTGTCTCGTGAGACGAGTCGAGGTGCATAAGCTGATCTAGACACCCAtggatatataaaaaaaagaacttgAATTTCCAACCATTACGACCCTAAGATTTTTGTTTTTGCAATTTTTAGTAAaggtcctttttttttttctttttctttcttttccttttcctttgtAATTTGTTGGGGCTATTTTTGTTTGGCTGTTTTTCTGTACGCTCTTGTAGATACTTTCATTACTTTCATGTTACTAAACGAAAGCTCTGTTTCCTATTTAGTTGTGTACTTTCCCCATTCATTTTGAGTGCTGAATAAGTTTTGACGGACCGGAATCGGAGTGATATGCTATAATTTGAATTGAAACTCAACTGTTTATCCTTTGAAAACAAACTTAGAAGTCTATACTGTCAAGGGAAAATTTATAAGAACgctgaaaattaaaaataattgaggGCGATGATTGATTAGTTATTAATGTATTGTTGGATACATAATCTGAAAAGACATAATGGTTGGGTTAATTTGTAGGTTTTTTGTATTTATGTTTGAAGCTCAACATCTCAATAATCCTAGAGTTCAACATTTCACTCTTCACATTGCAGAGTTCCCGTCCGGTGACCAAATTTACGGAAGATTTTGATTTCACAGCTATGAACGAGAAATTCAACAAGGATGAGGTATGGGGAAATCTCGGTAAAGGTAATAAATCTCATCTCAAGGATAAGGATGTGGATGGAAAAGTCAGTGATGAGGAGGACCttcaagaagaagatgaaggtgAACTCTCACAGTCTGGGATTAAGGTGAGAGCATCCTTAAGTCTTTTGAGTGATAAAATTTTAGTTCCAATCAAAATATGGATTCAGTTCCTTCCAAACCATGACATTTaagttattttcttttatctgCAGCCGTTGTATAACAAGGACGATTTCTTTGATTCGCTCTCTTACAATGCTGTTGATAATGATCCTCAAAATGGGCGGACTAGATATTCAGAGCAAGTAAAGATAGACACCGAGGTAACTTTTCTGGTGGTTGTGTCTTGTACATTTAAAATCACTGTATTTTATGTTTTCCCGCCTGCTATTGCAGACTTTTGGCGATTTTCCAAGGTATCGAGGAGGCCGAGGTGGTCGAGGTCCTGGACGTGGAGGGTATTTCCGTGGAGGATACCACGGAAGAGGTTATGGCTATAATGGGAGAGGTCGAGGGCGGGCTCAAGGACAAGGACACGGACAAGGACAAGGACGATCATCATATTATCGTTCATAATCCGAGTATGTATCTGTTGGGGTTATATGGGTTTCAATTGCCCCCATTTCGTTTGAGTTGATAAAGGGTTGTGAGTCTTTTATAGAGTGCACATTTCTCCCTGTTTGTCCCGAAATAATTGGACtgttcttttctttatttttattttcttttttcattgttTACATCCGGTTGCCTTTCTCATCCAGTTGGTCTAACAAAGAATTTGATTTCTAGTGGAAGCTTTATTTGTATCCAAGTTCGATGAAGTTCTTTAATGCAATTTCCTTTTAAAGAATTTTGTTCCATTCTTGATATTCGTTCTGTTATATCCAATCATAGCGAGGATGCAAAGCGACAAAGTCTATGTTGGATATGTTCTTTGTTTTAGGGAACAAATCAGCGGATATCTAGACGTCCTAGAATGATAAAATGGGAGGCTTTGATCTTCTTTATATGCCCGTATGGATTTTTTCAAAGAACCTTGTGTCAATTCTTATGTATAAAACCCTTAAACCAAAACCTTGGGGTGTTAATAAATTCGACTCTAAAACCCGACCAATCCTGAGTTGGGTTAGGATTGATTGAATTAAGTTGGGTTGGTTCAATCTAAACCGAACTCGTCATCTAGACATGTCCAAATATAAAGCATAGTTTTTAGGGAATACTCGTCGTGTACACCTTTCTACTTGTTTTATCTCTCACCCTTGTTTATCTGGTGGGTAAAAAACCTATGAGCTTCCAATCAAGAATGTAACATAGACTATAGACTGTTATAATTAATAGTCGACCAAATCAGTGCCCAAACATTTCCTCAGTTTCTCTAATTAAATAAGAATTGTGCTTTTATTCCTCTTTGAAAGACTAAAACAAACGGGAAATCAAATTGAAGACCAATGGTTCAGTGACAACTTCTTAATGCATATCTTTATTAATGGTAATGAGAAATGTAAAATAAGAAGTatactctttttttattcatagAACCATATCTATATATGTATCTCTCACACAAGCCTTGTAGAGAAGGAAAGGCATCCAACTTAACAAACTATTTGCAAGTTGCAACTAAGACTCTCCTTGGAGGAAGAGAAGGCCTTCTTCCATGGAGCAAAGCATAGTTATCCAAGAATAAAACATCCCCTTTTTCCCATTTGAATTGGATGCTTTCCTCTTCAATTATCTCCTGGCATCTCTTCACCACATTCTCTGCAATCTCCGTCCCATCGGCCATTAAAGCTGAGCTGTGCTCCTTCCCGTGCATTCCTACCACGGTATTAAACCacattcttcttcctttccttcCATCAAACACCTTTGTTAGGCCCCTCGGTCCCAATATTGTCTTCATTGCCCCGTTTGGTAGCCACTCTACATCCATCCCCAACGCATTCGCCCTGCAAATTTATCAGCTTTAGAACTAATCTTAATTATAAACTTTAGAAGATTGCTTGAGCTTTGAATAAGACAAATAGTATATTTCTAGCATGATAATCGACATGTGTTTAAATCATCTTGTCCCATTTTTTatactaaaaaatatatttttttaacgCATTTATTTACTGTTGTAACAAGTTATTTCAAGTTAGTCTTACCCATATTAagttgagtactttttatttttatttttttattttaggatAAAATAACATTTTGGTCTTTCTACTTTGAGTATCATTTTATTTAAACCTTTTAGTACTTCCTAAATCTTTAAAATAGTACGTGATATTcgtttttttataaatattatttttataaattaaaataaatttgaagtctttttcttACATACAAATGATTATTACTATTTACCAATATCAACAAATATTAACTTCAAAGTGTTGTAAATTTAAGATTTACTTAACGGAGATGGTTCGATCCAAAATTTCTACCTTTTAAAAGTATAtgaacaaaatataataaaactcCAACCACATGAACTAAAATTATACTTTGATCTCATGTGTAGGTGACATGTCTATTTCATCCtatattaaaatgaattaaaaaagtgttttgatgtcaCATGATCAGTACCATATAGTCAATAGATTTTAATGCTTGTTGACCATAaagatttaattgaaaattattatagtgaaaccaaaaataaattagaaaatgaTCAAAAAGATTAGGGGCACAAAATTATAGAGATGAATATTGGTTACCTTTTCTCTGCTTCAATAGGATCAGATGAACCAAAAGTGTCTTGCCAACCTCTGCCTCTCATAGAAGAAGTATCATTTTTGCTAAGGGCAGTGAATGTATATTTCAACCCTTTCTTCTCCATTTCTTCAACTTCTTTAGGGAATTCTTTCACCATTCTTTCTGTTACTTTGAAGCTTGGAACAATTGGGGTTTCTCCACCTTCTGGTGGTGGTATTTCGCAATACAATATTACCCTCTTTGGATATTCCTTTATCTATTTATTCAACATTTTACACATTTTAAAATCATGATTACTTTTtgaaattaaagaagaaaaacacaaaagaaattAGTATCTTTTCAAGAGAATTAATTACCAAAACCATCTCATGGTGGTAGTAAATGAACTCAGAAAGGGGGCCTTCATTGGCAGTCCATATCCTCTTATAAATGTGGGTTCGAGGAGCCGGGCCGACGTATCGAATGTCTTCCCACCCAAAGGCTTCGACGATGTCGTTGAACTCCTCAGCCTTTGATACATCGTATCCTCGAAGCAAGACTGCACTGTGTTTGATGATCATTTGGTCCAACCAATCATGATTCTTTTTGAGAGCCAACAAAAGGGACTCAAAATCAGCCTTGTTTGCTTGAGGAGGGTTTAGAACTAATGGGATGGTTTCTCCATCCACTTCCTTTTGACCTTCACATTTTCCAATCTTGAATTCCTTGCAACTGTTGAACTCCATGATCTAATGATTCCCTGATTTCTTTTGTTTTAGTGGGGtgtgtttttttaatttcttcaaagtgGGAGGGGTTGGTTGTTTATTTATAGATATCTTTGTTTTTTGGACCTTTTTGTgtcctttgtttacattgtgGGATGTTCACAAGAAATTATCTCTAACAGTTTAATTCTGTGGGTTATTTTGTGTGTAATGAAAAATGGTTTTTGGAAATTTTGTGTCTTTGTTTATGATTGTGGGGatattctctttttctctttctataTGTTTTAAATATGGATTTTAGTGATTGATAATTGTTCTGAATAAGACGATAGGAATCTACGACAAGGAAATAAAATtctgtttttgttattttgttaagGGATAAAATAATGGGATTGGTAATTTGAATCTAATGTGATAAAGTTACAATTAATTAGAACAGCGGAATTTGCAAAGAGAAGGAATTCTCATGGTAGGGATAACCTTATAGCCGATAACAA containing:
- the LOC103504608 gene encoding protein decapping 5-like — translated: MASDTGSRPTSAADSYIGSLISLTSKSEIRYEGVLYNINTEESSIGLRNVRSFGTEGRKKDGPHVPPSDKVFEYILFRGSDIKDLQVKSSPPVQPALPINNDPAIIQSHYPPSVSTSTSMHSAVSGSLPDHTSNTAFGFPQSNFQGGLPPYQPGGNLGTWGASPPPPPSANGSGLAMPMYWQGYYGPPNGLPQLHQQSIVRPPPGLSMPPSLQQSMQYPNINASLPTGASKQPEVPSPLLSGSSSSSPNLTSAVVPPPTFSTALPMFPFTSLSETLPSSVANKTAVHTLSGAPVSVSLPVGPIMSSFSGADVSSAIPPISNEPSAVSGSSLLYQTVSQSTSSVVGISNSRAESSVPSLVTPGQLLQSGPVAVVSSQSSHAVHKDVEVVQSSSLEPSKPVTTEAQPPILPLPVLSRPVQKPNGSHFQARNYYRGRERGRGSGSSRPVTKFTEDFDFTAMNEKFNKDEVWGNLGKGNKSHLKDKDVDGKVSDEEDLQEEDEGELSQSGIKPLYNKDDFFDSLSYNAVDNDPQNGRTRYSEQVKIDTETFGDFPRYRGGRGGRGPGRGGYFRGGYHGRGYGYNGRGRGRAQGQGHGQGQGRSSYYRS
- the LOC103504609 gene encoding clavaminate synthase-like protein At3g21360; the protein is MEFNSCKEFKIGKCEGQKEVDGETIPLVLNPPQANKADFESLLLALKKNHDWLDQMIIKHSAVLLRGYDVSKAEEFNDIVEAFGWEDIRYVGPAPRTHIYKRIWTANEGPLSEFIYYHHEMVLIKEYPKRVILYCEIPPPEGGETPIVPSFKVTERMVKEFPKEVEEMEKKGLKYTFTALSKNDTSSMRGRGWQDTFGSSDPIEAEKRANALGMDVEWLPNGAMKTILGPRGLTKVFDGRKGRRMWFNTVVGMHGKEHSSALMADGTEIAENVVKRCQEIIEEESIQFKWEKGDVLFLDNYALLHGRRPSLPPRRVLVATCK